The Halomonas denitrificans DNA window CGGGCTTCGGCCTGCTCGGCGCGTTGATCGCCTTCAGCCTGTCGCGCGGGCTTTGCTCGGTCGCCTCCAAGGACGTCCTCGGCAAGACCGTGCCCAAGACCCGGCGCGGCCGCGTCAGCGGCTGGTCCGAGACCCTGGCCGGCCTGGTCACGATCGGGATCGGCGTGTTCCTGCTGCTCAGCGGAGACGGCAGCGGCGACCGCTCGGAGACCTCGGCGGGCACCTGGGTGATCCTGCTGGCGATCGCCGGAGGCCTGTGGCTGGTCGGCGCCGCCACCTATGCGGCGATCAAGGAAGAGCCCGGGGCGACCGAGGGCGGCGGCAACGCCCTGACCGAAGCGGTCAAGCGCCTGGCCTTGCTGCGCGACGACGCGCCGTTCCGCCGCTTCGTGATCGCCCGTTCCCTGCTGCTCTGTTCGGCCCTCAGCGCCCCCTTCTTCATCATGCTGGCCCACGAGAACACCGAGGGCGCGCTGCTCGTGCTCGGCCTGTTCGTGATCGCCGACGGGGTCGCCAACCTGGTGTCGGCGCCGTTCTGGGGCCGCTTCGCCGACAAGTCCAGCCGCTGGGCCATGGTCGTGGCCGGCGCCGCCTCGGCGCTGGTGGGCCTGCTGCTCGTGGCGGTCGTCGAGTTCACCGGCCTGGCCGGCGCCGCCTGGCTCTACCCGCTGTTCTTCTTCCTGCTGGCGATCGCCCACTCCGGCGTCCGGATGGGCCGCAAGACCTACGTGGTCGACCTGGCCGGCGGCAACAAGCGCACCGATTACGTCGCGGTCAGCAACACGGTCATCGGCGTGGTGCTGCTGATCACCGGCAGCGTCGGCGCCCTGGCCAACGTCATTTCGATCAGCGGGGTCATCGTCGTGCTCGCGATCATGGGCCTCACCGGCGCCTGGCTGTCCTCGCGACTGCCCGAGGTGACCTGAGGGCAGGAGTCGTGCCGATAAGCGAAAGACCTTTACCGCAGATTACGCAGATGGACGCAGAGAGAATCGAAAAGCGGAGTGTCCACGGATGAACACGGTTCAACCCGGACAGATGTGTTGATTCACAGGCGGGGAAGAATGGAAAGCGGATTTCGTACGGGTCGGAGACTACGGCCCTGAACCCCGTGGTTACCAGAACATCTTCTTCGAGAGATTCCACGCTTGGCGCTGTCGGGCTCAGCGCGCATCCCATCCGCGTTCATCTGCGTCCATCTGCGGTTTCTCTTGCTTTTCGGAGTGTCCGTCAAGCCGCGAACCCCTGGGCCTTGATCCTGTGGATGCGGTCGCGGATGGACGCGGCTTCTTCGAACTCCAGGTTCTCGGCCGCCTTGAACATGGCCTTTTCCAGTTCGGCGATGCGCTTGGCGGCCTCGGCAGCCGACAGGGGCTCCTGCTCGTAGGCCGCGGCGTCCTCGGCGGCGCGCTGGCGCCGGTCCTCCTTGCCCTTCTTCTTCCGCCCCTTGCCCTTCGCGCCCGGCGCGTCGTGGGCGTCGGCCATGATGTCGGCGATGTTCTTCTCGATCGTGCGCGGGGTGATGCCGTGCTCCGCGTTGAACGCCAGCTGGCGGCTGCGGCGGCGATCGGTCTCGTCCAGCGCGCGCTTCATCGAGTCGGTGATCTTGTCGGCGTAGAGGATCGCCTTGCCGCGCACGTTTCGCGCCGCACGGCCGATGGTCTGGATCAGCGAGCCCTCGGAGCGCAGGAAGCCCTCCTTGTCGGCGTCGAGGATCGCGACCAGGGAAACCTCCGGCAGGTCCAGGCCCTCGCGCAGCAGGTTGATGCCGACGAGTACGTCGAACGCACCGAGCCGCAGGTCGCGGATGATCTCGACCCGCTCGACCGTGTCGATGTCCGAATGCAGGTAGCGCACGCGGACGTCGTGCTCGGCCAGGTACTCGGTCAGGTTCTCGGCCATGCGCTTGGTCAGCGTGGTCACGAGCACCCGGTCGCCGAGCGCGACCCGTTCGTTGATTTCCGACAGCAGGTCGTCGACCTGGCTGTCCACGGGCCGGATCTCGGTCTCGGGGTCGACCAGCCCGGTCGGGCGAACGACCTGCTCGGCCACCGTCTCCGACCGCTCCAGCTCCCACTGCCGGGGCGTGGCGGAGACGTGGATCGCCTGCGGCGCGCGCGCTTCCCACTCCTCGAATTTCAGCGGCCGGTTGTCCAGCGCCGACGGCAAGCGGAAGCCGTACTCGACCAGGGTCTCCTTGCGGGCCCGGTCGCCGCGGTACATGCCGCCGATCTGCGGCACGGTCACGTGCGACTCGTCGAGGATCAGCAGCGCGTCCTCGGGCAGGTAGTCGAACAGGGTCGGCGGCGGCTCGCCGGGCTGGCGGCCGGTCAGGTGGCGCGAGTAGTTCTCGATGCCCTGGCAGTAGCCCAGCTCCATCATCATTTCGAGGTCGAAGCGGGTGCGCTGCTCGAGCCGCTGGACTTCCAGCAGCTTGCCGGCACCCTTGAGCTGCTCGAGCCGCTCGGCCAGCTCGGCCTTGATCGCCTCGGCCGCGTCCAGCACCACCTGGCGGGGCGTGACGTAATGGGTCTTCGGGAAGATCGTGAGTTCGTCCAGGCTCTCGCGGAGTTCCCCGGTCAGCGGGTCGAAGCGGCTGATCCGCTCGATCTCGTCGTCGAAGAGCTCGACGCGCACGGCTTCCTCGTCCGAATCGCCCGGAAAGATGTCGATCAACTCGCCGCGGACCCGGTAGGTTCCGCGGCGAAGTTCGAAATCGTTGCGCGAGTACTGCATTTCGGCCAGCCTGCGGAGGATATGGCGCTGGTCCATTTCCGCGCCCTTCTCCAGCCGGAGCGTCATCTTCAGGAAGCTCGACGGATCACCGAGGCCGTAGATCGCCGACACGGTCCCCACGATCAGCGAGTCGCGCCGTTCGAGCAGCGCCTTGGTCGCCGACAGGCGCATCTGCTCGATGTGCTCGTTGATCGAGGCGTCCTTCTCGATGAACGTATCGGAGGCCGGCACGTAGGCCTCGGGCTGGTAGTAGTCGTAGTAGCTGACGAAGTACTCGACCGCGTTGTCCGGGAAGAAGGCCTTGAACTCACCGTAGAGTTGCGCCGCAAGCGTCTTGTTCGGCGCCATGATCAACGTCGGCCGCTGGACCCGCTCGATGACGTTGGCCATCGTGAAGGTCTTGCCCGAGCCGGTCACGCCGAGCAGCGTCTGGTGCCGGTCGCCGCGGCCGATCGAGGCGACCAGCGCATCGATCGCCGCCGGCTGGTCCCCCGCCGGCCGATAGCTCGACGCCATCCGGAATTTCCGCTTGTTCGCGGCTTTCGCCATCGTGAACCCCGCTCGTCGGTCAGCTTCTATAATTGTGGGCGAGCGCCGGGCAATGCAATGTCGACCGGCTAGGGACATCCACCGCCACGGGGAACTCATCGCCATGCCCATCCGAACCGCCCAGCGCGTCGCCCAGGTCAAACCCTCGGCCACCATCGCGATGTCGATGAAGGCCGCGGAACTCAAGGCCCAGGGGCGCGACATCCTGTCGCTGAGCATGGGTGAACCCGATTTCGAGACCCCCGACCACATCCAGCAGGCCGCGATCGAGGCGATCCGCGACGGCCAGACCCGCTACACGGCCGTCGACGGCACCCCGGCGCTGAAGGACGCCGTCATCGCCAAGTTCCAGCGCGACAACGGGCTGGACTACGAGCGCGACCAGATCCTGGTCTCGACCGGCGCAAAGCAGTCGATCTACAACCTGCTCCAGGCGATGATCGATCCGGGCGACGAGGTCCTGATCCCGGCCCCCTACTGGGTGTCGTACCCGGACATGGTCCGCCTGGCCGGCGGCGCGCCGGTGACGCTGCACACGACGATGGACTGCGACTTCAAGATCACCCCGGCCCAGCTGAACTCGGCGATCACCGAGCAGACCCGCCTTCTGATCCTCAACTCGCCCGGCAATCCGACCGGGCGGGCCTACACGCGGGCCGAGCTCGAGGCGCTCGGCGAAGTGCTCGAGGAGCACCCTCGGGTCGTCGTCGTCTCCGACGACATCTACGAGCACATCTGGTGGGCCGACGAGCCGTTCTCCACCCTGGCCCAGGTCTGCCCGTCGCTCGCCCCGCGGACGGTCGTGATCAACGGAGTCAGCAAGGCCTACGCGATGACCGGCTGGCGGATCGGCTACGCTGCCGGCGACGCCGAGCTGATCAAGCAGATGCGCAAGATCCAGGGCCAGAGCACGTCCAACCCCTGTTCGATCAGCCAGGCCGCGGCGGTCGCCGCGCTGTCCGACAGCCAGCTGTGCGTCGAGAAGATGTGCACCGAGTTCAGGAAACGCCACGACTGGCTCGTTCCTGCGCTGAACGAGCTCCCGGGCCTGACCTGCAGTGCCGGCGAAGGCGCGTTCTACGTGTTCATCGACGCCTCGGAGGCGATCGAGCGCATGGGTGCCGACGGCGACGGCGAATTCTGCGAGCACCTCCTCGAGAAAGCCGGCGTCGCCCTGGTACCGGGCTCGGCCTTCGGCGCCCCGGGCCACGTCCGGATTTCCTTCGCCTGCAGCCTGGATACGCTGAAGGACGCGGTGTCGCGTATCGGCGAGGCGCTGCCGGCCGGCTGACCTGCCACCCGCACACCCCTGATCCACTCTCTTGCCTGTGGGAGCGCGCTTGCGCGCGACGTATCCATCGGTGCCGCCGAAGGAGTTCGGCGTCCGCGCAAGCCCCGCTCCCCGCGACACCGATCCACTCCGACCCGGACCGGGCTTGATGTACACGCCGTTGCGCAGGCCTCCTCGCAGGTCGATTTCCGACGCATCTCCGCGCCGATTTCCTACCCCGCAGCACGGCGACTTTCGGACGACCGCAGCCGACCCCGAACCCGATCATGGGCCTCCCACTCGTACGGAGATCGCCCATGCCCCGTTTCCCCCGACGTTCGTTTCAGGGCTTCACGCTGATCGAACTGCTGGCCGCCCTGGCGCTGTTCGCCATCCTTGCCGGCCTGGCGCTCCCGGCGATGACCGGAATCCTGCAGGCGCAGCGCGTCGGCAGCACCGCGAATACGCTGGTCGCCCACCTGAACCTGGCCCGGCTGCATGCGATCACCCGGCGCGAAGTGACCCTGGTCTGCCCCTCCCGGGACCGGATCAGCTGCTCCGGCGAGAATCGCTGGGAGGACGGCTGGATCGTGTTCCGGGACCCGGACCGGAACCGGCAGGTGGATACCGGCGACGACCTGCTGCGCGTCGGCAACGGCGTCGAGGGCCTGATCATCGACTCGGCCGGCCGGACCCGGGTCCGCTACCAGCCCGATGGCACCGCCGGCGGCACCAACCTGACGATCAAGCTCTGCAACCCGCTTGCGCCGGACAACGCCCGAGCGGTCATCGTCTCCAACCCCGGGCGGCCCCGCGTCGGCGACCTCCCCGGCCACCTGGCCTGCCCGCGCCTGCCGTGACCCGGACGCGGAGGGAGAATCGGCAAAAAAAACGCCGCCCGGGTTGACGAACGCCGCCGCGCGTAGGAAAATACGCGGCTTCCATTCCCCGGTAGCTCAGCTGGTTAGAGCGGGTGACTGTTAATCACTAGGTCGTTGGTTCGAATCCGACCCGGGGAGCCAAATTCGACAAAGCCCCGCAGTTCGCTGCGGGGCTTTTTGTTTGTCCTTCCTCCGGTCGTTCCCGCGGTCAGGATTCGAAACCGTCCGCGAAGATCACCTGTTCGCCGAGCGGGGTCTGGTTGAAGTACCAGCTGGTGTTGCTGGTCGACGCCATCTGCACGGTGGCACCATTAACCCGAAAGTGATTCGGACTGACAAAGGCACCGCCTACATTGCAGAACGCGAAGGACGACCCGGTGATCTGCACCGTGATGTCGCAACCGGACTGCACCCCGCCGTAGACCAGCTCCAGCTGGTAATCGTCGCCGGTGCCCTGGGTCTCGTCGAGACCGGATTGGCCGAGCCGGATCATCGCCACGTCATCGACGCCGAGCTGGCGCTGGTCCTCGTCGAAGAACGCGCCCTGCTGCATCACCGCTTCGCTGTTCGCGAAGCCGAGTGCTGCGCCGACATCGCGATCGGCGTTGGCCGCGAACAGGTCACCGCCGGGCAGGTCGGACAGGTCGTTGCTGTAGTTGGACGTATCGACCGGCTCGAACAGTTCGAACGGGTTGTTGTTCGGATTGAACCAGTGGACGTTGATGTCGTCGCCGCGCACGTCGTCGGCCGACCCCTGAAGCCCGTCGGCGCCTGCATCGACATCCAGCGTGCCATTCAGGCCGTTGCCGGCCTTGGTCCAATTGCGGCTGCCTTGCGGAAGCCCGGATTCGGTGGCCGCATTCGGATGCGCCAGCCCGATGCAGTGGCCGATCTCGTGGACCAGCGTCGACTCGTAGTCGATCGAACCCGGCGGGATGTCGTTGGCGCCGCCGAAGAACAGGTTGGGGCTGGCGGCGGTCAACTGGTTCCAGGTGAAGATCGAGTTTTCCACGGACGTTTCCATTTCGGCGATCGACTCGCTCGACGGCGAGATGCAGACCGAGACCTGCAGCGTGCCGCCCGCACCGGTATAGCCGCTCGGATGCGTGATCCGCTCCGGGAACGCGTTGCCGTTCTGGTCGAGGGAGAATAGAAACGCTCCGGCCAGCGCCTGCGAAGACAGCAGGAGCATGCCCGCGAGCCCGATCGTCGTCGTTGCGGTCCGGGTAATCATCGCGCTGCCTCCTGCAGTTCGGAATTCATCAGCGAGAACCAGTCGCGTTCCAGGCGGTCGAGCCGCTGGAGGCGGACGTCGTCGATCCGCTGCGCCCACGCTTCCAGCGAGACCACGGTCACCGTCTCCAGCGGTCCGCGCTGCGCATCGACCAGCGCGAAGCGGGAGAATTCCGGGTCGGTCACGACGGCCATCGACCCGGCGGCGCGCGCCTGCACGGCGCGCTGGAGCTCGACGGAGTCGGTTCGGGCCGCCTCGAAGGCCGCGCGGAATTTCCGATAGGTTCCGGACGTCACGTCGATCCGGTGGTTGCCCGGATACGTCATGAACGCGGGCCGGTGGATGATCATCCGGTCGTCGGGGGACAGTTCGATCCGCAACGTGTTGTCGGCTTCACCGATCAGCGTGTACTCGCGTTCGTAGACAAGCGTCTCGGCGGCAAGACCCGTCGAAAGCAGCACCAGCAGCGCGCTGATGCCGATCGAAAACCGAGTGTTCATGGGCGTCCTCCGGTCGTGGCCAGCCTCGACGATACACCCGGCCCCGTCGCGGGGCAATCACGTCCGGGCCCTCAGACCTCGGGCCGCAGGTACGGGAACAGGAGCACGTCACGAATGGACGCGGAATCGGTGAACAGCATCACCAGACGGTCGATGCCGATCCCTTCGCCGGCCGTCGGCGGCATGCCGTATTCCAGGGCGCGGATGTAGTCGGCGTCGAAGTGCATCGCCTCGGCGTCGCCGGCGTCCTTGGCCGCGACCTGGGCGCGGAAGCGCTCCGCCTGGTCTTCGGGGTCGTTGAGCTCGGAGAAGCCGTTGGCGATCTCGCGGCCGGCGATGAAGAGCTCGAAGCGGTCGGTGACCTCTGGATCCTGGTCATTGCGGCGCGACAGGGGCGAGACCTCGGTCGGGTACTCGGTGATGAAGGTCGGCTGGACCAGGTTCTCCTCGGCGGTCTTCTCGAAGATCTCCAGCAGCAGCTTGCCCCAGCCCCAGTCGGTCTCGATGTGGATGCCGAGGTCTTCGCAGGCCTTCGCCAGGACCTCGCGATCGCGCAGGTCGGCGTCCTCGAGATCGGGATAGTACTCGCGCACCGCGCCGGCTACGGTCAGGCGGCGGAAGGCCGGACCGAAATCGATGTCCTCGCCCTGGTAGTCGAGCTTGGCCCCGTCGTGCCCCAGGTCCTCGGCCAGCTGCCGCAGCAAGGTCTCGGTCAGGTCCATGAGGTCGTTGTAGTCCGCATAGGCCCAGTAGAACTCGAGCATCGTGAACTCGGGGTTGTGCCGCGTCGACACCCCCTCGTTGCGGAAGTTGCGGTTGATTTCGTAGACCCGCTCGAAGCCGCCGACGACGAGGCGCTTGAGGTGCAGCTCGGGCGCGACGCGCAGGTACAGGTCGATGTCCAGCGCATTGTGATGGGTCTTGAACGGCCGCGCGGTGGCGCCGCCCGGCAGGTGGTGCATCATCGGCGTTTCGACCTCGAGGAACCCGCGTTCCTCGAAGAAGGCCCGGATCCCGGCGACCAGTCTGGCGCGAGTCTCGAAGGTACGGCGCACGTCGGGGTTGGCGATCAGGTCGACGTAGCGCTGGCGATAACGGGTTTCCTGGTCGGACAGGCCGTGCCACTTCTCCGGCAGCGGCCGAAGCGACTTGACCAGCAGTTCCAGCCGGTCCGCGTGCACGCTCAGTTCGCCGGTCTTGGTCCGCATCAGCACGCCCGACGCACCGACGATGTCGCCGATGTCCCACTGCTTGAAGGCCTGGTAGACGCCCTCCGGCAGGTCGTCGCGACGCAGATAGAGCTGGATGCGCTGGCCCGAACCGTCCTGGATGTGGACGAAGGCGGCCTTGCCCATGACCCGGCGCGAAACCATCCGGCCCGCCACCGAAGCCGGAATCCGATCGGCCTCCAGCCGCTCCTGCGGAAACGCCTCACCATCGCCGTATTCGGCAAGGAGCGCATCGGCGCGGTGCTCGGGACGGAACGTGTTCGGAAACGCCTGCCCCTGCTCGCGCAGGGCATCCAGCTTCGCCCGCCGCTCGGCGATCAGGCGATTCTCGTCGACGTGCTCTTCGGTGCTGTTCTGGTCGGTCATGGCTAGTGCTACCGGGTTCGTTGCTGTTCGGATGTCAGGGGCCGAGATCAGGGGCCAGGGGTCAGGGGTCAGGGACTAGTAAAACTCCGGAATCGGGCGGAACTCTAGTCCCTAGTCCCTACTCCCTAGTCCCTTTCCTAGTCCCTTTCCCCTATTCCAACCCCGCCTTCAGCGATGCGGCGACGAATTCGTCGAGGTCGCCGTCGAGGACCTTCTGCGTGTCCGTGCGCTCGACGCCGGTGCGGAGGTCCTTGATCCGCGACTGGTCGAGGACGTAGTTGCGGATCTGGCTGCCCCAGCCGATGTCGGCCTTCTCGTCCTCGGCGGCCTGGGCCTTCTCGCGCTGCTTCTGCATTTCCAGCTCGTAGAGCTTGGCCCGCAGCTGGCCCATCGCGCGGTCCTTGTTCTTGTGCTGGGAGCGATCGGTCTGGCACTGGACCACGATTCCGCTCGGCTCGTGGGTGATCCGCACGGCCGATTCGGTCCGGTTGACGTGCTGACCGCCGGCACCGGAGGCGCGGTAGACATCGATCCGCAGGTCGCTCGGGTCGATCTCGATCTCGATGTTGTCGTCGACTTCCGGCGACACGAACACCGAGGCGAACGAGGTATGGCGACGGTTGCCGGAGTCGTACGGCGACTTGCGCACGAGGCGGTGCACACCGGTCTCGGTCCGGCACCAGCCGTAGGCGAAGTCGCCCTCGACCCGGATCGTGGCGCTCTTGATGCCGGCCACGTCGCCGTCGGAGACCTCGACCAGCTCGGCGCTCCAGTCGCGCGACTCGGCCCAGCGCAGGTACATGCGCAGCAGCATCTCCGCCCAGTCCTGGGCCTCCGTGCCGCCGGAGCCGGCCTGGATGTCGATGAAGCACGGCCGGTCGTCCATTTCGCCGGAGAACATGCGCTGGAACTCCAGCGCCTCGATCCGGCTGCGCAGCGACTTCAGGTCGGCCTCGACGCTGGCCAGGGTGTCGGGATCGTCTTCCTCGATCGCCATCTCCAGCAGCTCGCCCGTATCGCGGATGCCTTCGAAGACTTCGCGCTGCATCGTGACCGACTTGTCGAGTGCGGCCCGGTCCTTGTTCAGGCTCTGGGCCCGCTCGGCGTCGTCCCAGACCGACGGGTCCTCGAGCTCGCGATCGACTTCTTCGAGTTTTTCTACCTTGCCATCGTAGTCAAAGGTACCTCCTGAGCGACTCGGCTCGTCGGGAGAGGTCGTCGAGAAGGTTCTTCAGCGCGGTCTGTTCCATGGAGCAGCAGGGCCTCGGGAATCAAAGCCGGGCATTGTACCGGTTCGAGCCCGAAGCGGAATCACCGCGGCGCACCCGCGGCGGTTCAATCCTCGCCCTCGACCCAGTGCTGGATGTTGAGCTGCGGCGTGACCCGGCCCCGCCAGCGGTTGACCTCGAGCCGGTAGGTGACGTGCAACGGATCCGGCAGGTCGCGATGGCACCAGTCGCCGGCCCGGAAGGCGATCGCGTCGAGCGCCGGTCCGCCGGAGATCGGTTCGAGGAGCATCTTCAGGTGATCGCTGCCGACCACGCGCCGCTCCAGCACCCGGAACCGGTCGTCGAACAGCGGTTCCTCCCAGCCCTGGCCCCAGGGGCCGGCGTCGGCCAGCGCCTCGGCCGTCTCGATGGTCAGTTCGCTGCCGGCGAGCGGGCCGTCGGTGCGGACCGCGTCGGGCGGGAAGTCGAGCGCCCGCACGTGGTCGTCGAAGGCGGCGCGGAACGCGTCCAGGTCCGCGGCCTCCAGGCTCAGGCCCGCCGCCCGGGCGTGGCCGCCGAAGCGGTCGATCAGGCCCGAATGGCGTGCATCGAGATCGGCGAGCAGGTCGCGCATGTGCACGCTGGCCGGCGAGCGGCACGAGCCCTTCAGCTCCCCGGACCCCGGCTCGGCCGGGGCGAACGCGATCACGGGCCGCTGGAGCTGCTCGCAGATGCGCGAGGCCACGAGGCCGACGACGCCGGGATGCCAGTCCGGGTCGTACAGGCACAGGCCGCCGCAGTCGCCGTCCAGGTCGGCGGTCAGTTCGGCGGCGAGGCGCTGGGCTGTCTCGACCATGTCGCTCTGCAGCTGCTGCCGGTCGCGATTGAAGCGGTCGAGCTCGCCGGCCAGCGCCATGGCCTCGTCGGCGTCGTCGGTCAGCAGGCAGCGGATGCCGATCGAGATGTCGTCGAGCCGTCCGGCGGCGTTCAGGCGCGGGCCGGCAATGAAGCCGAGATCGGCGGCGGTCACGTGGGTGAGGTTGCGGCCCGCGACCTCGAGCAGCGCGGCGACGCCGGGGGCGCAATGGCGGCGCCGAATCCGCTCCAGGCCCTGGCGGACCAGTCTCCGGTTGTTCTCGTCGAGCCGGACCAGGTCGGCCACCGTGCCGAGGGCCACCAGGTCGAGGAGACCGTCGAGACGGAACGAGGCGCCGTGTCCGCGCTTGCGCAGTTCGGCGCGCACGCCGATCAACACGTAGAACAGCACCCCCACCCCGGCCAGGTTCGGCGACGGAAAATCGCAGTCCGGCCGATTGGGGTTGACGATCACGTCGGCGGCCGGGAGCTCCGGTCCGGGCAGGTGGTGGTCGGTGACCACGACCCTTACCCCCGCCTCGCGGACCCGGTCGACGCCGGCGATCGAACTGATCCCGTGGTCGACGGTCACCAGCACGTCCGGGTTCATGGCCAGGCATTCCTCGGCAAGCTTCGTGCTCAAGCCGTAGCCGTGCTTCATGCGATCCGGCATCCGCCATCGGACGTCGCCGGCGCCAAGCCCCCGCAGGCCGCGAACCGCGACTGCGGTGCCGGTCGCGCCATCGGCATCGAAGTCGCCGACGACCAGGATTCGCCGTCCCTGCTCGATGGCGTCGGCCAGCAGCGACGCGGCAGCGTCCAGGTCGGCCAGGGTCGGCGGCAGCATGGTGGCCAGGTCCAGCGCCGGCGGTTCGGTGCAGCCGCGTGCGGCGAGCACGCGACCGGCCACCGGGTGCAGGCCGGCGATCGGCGCGGGTACGCTGCGCCGGTGGACGCGGACCCGGCGGATCATCGCACGGCCTCCGCAGAAAACGGCCGGCGCCAGAACGCGAAGGGACTCCAGCGCCGGAGCCCGACCGTTCGCTCCGAGCCGATCAGGCGCACCGCGCCGAGCCGTCCGGACCGGAGGGCACGCCAGGCCGGCTCGAACACGCAGCGATCCAGCCCGACCAGGCGATCCGGCGCATCGGCGCCCAGCGTGGCCTCGACCAGCGTGGTGCCGGTCGGGTGGAGCCGTCCCTCGGGCCCGTACTCGTGATCATTATTGGACGCGCGGTCCGGCTCCTGCTCGCTCAAGAAATCCGCATCCACGTCCAGCCAGCGGGCCAGCCCCTCGCCCTCGGTCCGGTCGCCGGCCACGATCACGCGGGCGACCGGCGACGGATCGGGCCGCGCCGGCACGGACCCCGCGCCCCAGAACCAGAGGCCCAGGCCGGCCGAG harbors:
- a CDS encoding pyridoxal phosphate-dependent aminotransferase produces the protein MPIRTAQRVAQVKPSATIAMSMKAAELKAQGRDILSLSMGEPDFETPDHIQQAAIEAIRDGQTRYTAVDGTPALKDAVIAKFQRDNGLDYERDQILVSTGAKQSIYNLLQAMIDPGDEVLIPAPYWVSYPDMVRLAGGAPVTLHTTMDCDFKITPAQLNSAITEQTRLLILNSPGNPTGRAYTRAELEALGEVLEEHPRVVVVSDDIYEHIWWADEPFSTLAQVCPSLAPRTVVINGVSKAYAMTGWRIGYAAGDAELIKQMRKIQGQSTSNPCSISQAAAVAALSDSQLCVEKMCTEFRKRHDWLVPALNELPGLTCSAGEGAFYVFIDASEAIERMGADGDGEFCEHLLEKAGVALVPGSAFGAPGHVRISFACSLDTLKDAVSRIGEALPAG
- the prfB gene encoding peptide chain release factor 2 (programmed frameshift); this encodes MEQTALKNLLDDLSRRAESLRRYLDYDGKVEKLEEVDRELEDPSVWDDAERAQSLNKDRAALDKSVTMQREVFEGIRDTGELLEMAIEEDDPDTLASVEADLKSLRSRIEALEFQRMFSGEMDDRPCFIDIQAGSGGTEAQDWAEMLLRMYLRWAESRDWSAELVEVSDGDVAGIKSATIRVEGDFAYGWCRTETGVHRLVRKSPYDSGNRRHTSFASVFVSPEVDDNIEIEIDPSDLRIDVYRASGAGGQHVNRTESAVRITHEPSGIVVQCQTDRSQHKNKDRAMGQLRAKLYELEMQKQREKAQAAEDEKADIGWGSQIRNYVLDQSRIKDLRTGVERTDTQKVLDGDLDEFVAASLKAGLE
- the uvrB gene encoding excinuclease ABC subunit UvrB translates to MAKAANKRKFRMASSYRPAGDQPAAIDALVASIGRGDRHQTLLGVTGSGKTFTMANVIERVQRPTLIMAPNKTLAAQLYGEFKAFFPDNAVEYFVSYYDYYQPEAYVPASDTFIEKDASINEHIEQMRLSATKALLERRDSLIVGTVSAIYGLGDPSSFLKMTLRLEKGAEMDQRHILRRLAEMQYSRNDFELRRGTYRVRGELIDIFPGDSDEEAVRVELFDDEIERISRFDPLTGELRESLDELTIFPKTHYVTPRQVVLDAAEAIKAELAERLEQLKGAGKLLEVQRLEQRTRFDLEMMMELGYCQGIENYSRHLTGRQPGEPPPTLFDYLPEDALLILDESHVTVPQIGGMYRGDRARKETLVEYGFRLPSALDNRPLKFEEWEARAPQAIHVSATPRQWELERSETVAEQVVRPTGLVDPETEIRPVDSQVDDLLSEINERVALGDRVLVTTLTKRMAENLTEYLAEHDVRVRYLHSDIDTVERVEIIRDLRLGAFDVLVGINLLREGLDLPEVSLVAILDADKEGFLRSEGSLIQTIGRAARNVRGKAILYADKITDSMKRALDETDRRRSRQLAFNAEHGITPRTIEKNIADIMADAHDAPGAKGKGRKKKGKEDRRQRAAEDAAAYEQEPLSAAEAAKRIAELEKAMFKAAENLEFEEAASIRDRIHRIKAQGFAA
- the lysS gene encoding lysine--tRNA ligase; translation: MTDQNSTEEHVDENRLIAERRAKLDALREQGQAFPNTFRPEHRADALLAEYGDGEAFPQERLEADRIPASVAGRMVSRRVMGKAAFVHIQDGSGQRIQLYLRRDDLPEGVYQAFKQWDIGDIVGASGVLMRTKTGELSVHADRLELLVKSLRPLPEKWHGLSDQETRYRQRYVDLIANPDVRRTFETRARLVAGIRAFFEERGFLEVETPMMHHLPGGATARPFKTHHNALDIDLYLRVAPELHLKRLVVGGFERVYEINRNFRNEGVSTRHNPEFTMLEFYWAYADYNDLMDLTETLLRQLAEDLGHDGAKLDYQGEDIDFGPAFRRLTVAGAVREYYPDLEDADLRDREVLAKACEDLGIHIETDWGWGKLLLEIFEKTAEENLVQPTFITEYPTEVSPLSRRNDQDPEVTDRFELFIAGREIANGFSELNDPEDQAERFRAQVAAKDAGDAEAMHFDADYIRALEYGMPPTAGEGIGIDRLVMLFTDSASIRDVLLFPYLRPEV
- a CDS encoding GspH/FimT family protein: MPRFPRRSFQGFTLIELLAALALFAILAGLALPAMTGILQAQRVGSTANTLVAHLNLARLHAITRREVTLVCPSRDRISCSGENRWEDGWIVFRDPDRNRQVDTGDDLLRVGNGVEGLIIDSAGRTRVRYQPDGTAGGTNLTIKLCNPLAPDNARAVIVSNPGRPRVGDLPGHLACPRLP
- a CDS encoding MFS transporter, with the translated sequence MPDIPSPFESQRLDRLYQQLVNEEDARVCRDISESACKVVPGNFLLQITTQFFTKLGDAIANPKTVLAWLLAALSAPTIFTAFLVPVRESGSLLPQLIIASYVRRIPVRKWVFVLGSVLQAVSVFGMALVAATLTGTAAGFGLLGALIAFSLSRGLCSVASKDVLGKTVPKTRRGRVSGWSETLAGLVTIGIGVFLLLSGDGSGDRSETSAGTWVILLAIAGGLWLVGAATYAAIKEEPGATEGGGNALTEAVKRLALLRDDAPFRRFVIARSLLLCSALSAPFFIMLAHENTEGALLVLGLFVIADGVANLVSAPFWGRFADKSSRWAMVVAGAASALVGLLLVAVVEFTGLAGAAWLYPLFFFLLAIAHSGVRMGRKTYVVDLAGGNKRTDYVAVSNTVIGVVLLITGSVGALANVISISGVIVVLAIMGLTGAWLSSRLPEVT
- the recJ gene encoding single-stranded-DNA-specific exonuclease RecJ produces the protein MIRRVRVHRRSVPAPIAGLHPVAGRVLAARGCTEPPALDLATMLPPTLADLDAAASLLADAIEQGRRILVVGDFDADGATGTAVAVRGLRGLGAGDVRWRMPDRMKHGYGLSTKLAEECLAMNPDVLVTVDHGISSIAGVDRVREAGVRVVVTDHHLPGPELPAADVIVNPNRPDCDFPSPNLAGVGVLFYVLIGVRAELRKRGHGASFRLDGLLDLVALGTVADLVRLDENNRRLVRQGLERIRRRHCAPGVAALLEVAGRNLTHVTAADLGFIAGPRLNAAGRLDDISIGIRCLLTDDADEAMALAGELDRFNRDRQQLQSDMVETAQRLAAELTADLDGDCGGLCLYDPDWHPGVVGLVASRICEQLQRPVIAFAPAEPGSGELKGSCRSPASVHMRDLLADLDARHSGLIDRFGGHARAAGLSLEAADLDAFRAAFDDHVRALDFPPDAVRTDGPLAGSELTIETAEALADAGPWGQGWEEPLFDDRFRVLERRVVGSDHLKMLLEPISGGPALDAIAFRAGDWCHRDLPDPLHVTYRLEVNRWRGRVTPQLNIQHWVEGED